The following are encoded in a window of Candidatus Moraniibacteriota bacterium genomic DNA:
- the dnaJ gene encoding molecular chaperone DnaJ, producing the protein MDSQNYYDILGVSKNASQEEIKKAFRKLAHKYHPDKETGDVEMFKKISSAYQVLSDPKKREQYNRFGQTFNNGNAGSNNGSGFGGFEGFDFGNFDFGNFQRTQSSDRGFGGFEDIFGDFFGRESSSTSAQGKDIQIDVEMEMKETIQNTIKKVSLERRALCEDCLGTGGEKGSKQISCKTCAGAGKIRTHVRTILGTMQQVVLCHDCQGKGKMYEKKCRICGGDGRVRRREELTITIPAGIDDGQTLSLSGKGDAGEYGSPAGSLYVTVHVRPDKKFTRKGLDVLTEEYIFLSQAVLGDSIQAETLYGTVTMRIPSGTKSGEIFRIKEKGFPELNNRRKGHQLVRVHVEIPKRLSREQKKLFENLREMGL; encoded by the coding sequence ATGGATTCACAAAACTATTATGACATTCTCGGAGTTTCAAAAAATGCTTCTCAAGAAGAAATAAAGAAAGCATTTCGAAAACTTGCTCATAAATATCACCCTGACAAAGAAACGGGAGATGTTGAGATGTTTAAAAAAATTAGTTCGGCATATCAAGTGCTTTCTGATCCCAAAAAACGTGAACAATATAATCGTTTTGGCCAGACATTTAATAATGGAAACGCAGGTTCGAATAATGGTTCTGGTTTTGGGGGATTCGAGGGTTTTGATTTTGGTAATTTTGATTTTGGTAATTTTCAAAGAACACAATCTTCCGATAGAGGTTTTGGAGGTTTTGAAGATATTTTTGGAGATTTCTTTGGAAGAGAATCAAGCTCAACATCTGCACAGGGAAAGGATATTCAAATTGACGTTGAGATGGAGATGAAGGAAACTATACAAAATACTATAAAGAAAGTTTCTCTTGAGCGAAGGGCTTTATGTGAGGATTGTCTTGGAACCGGGGGAGAAAAAGGATCTAAACAAATATCTTGTAAAACATGTGCTGGAGCTGGAAAGATTCGCACGCATGTAAGAACTATTCTTGGAACAATGCAACAAGTTGTTCTTTGTCATGATTGTCAGGGAAAAGGAAAAATGTATGAAAAAAAATGTCGAATTTGTGGAGGAGATGGACGAGTTCGACGTCGAGAGGAACTTACTATAACTATTCCTGCAGGAATTGATGATGGACAGACACTTTCTCTTTCTGGAAAGGGTGATGCTGGTGAGTACGGATCTCCAGCGGGAAGTCTTTATGTAACAGTACACGTGCGACCAGATAAGAAATTTACAAGAAAAGGACTCGATGTTCTTACAGAGGAATATATTTTTCTTTCTCAAGCAGTTCTGGGAGATTCGATACAGGCAGAGACTCTTTATGGTACTGTTACGATGAGAATTCCTTCAGGCACAAAATCAGGAGAAATTTTTCGCATAAAAGAAAAGGGATTTCCTGAATTAAACAATCGACGTAAAGGCCATCAATTGGTTCGTGTGCATGTTGAAATTCCAAAGCGTCTTTCTAGGGAACAAAAAAAACTTTTTGAAAATCTTCGAGAAATGGGACTTTGA
- the rpsG gene encoding 30S ribosomal protein S7, producing the protein MARRKRIYIKQWKEDPQYENILVGRFIGCLLNDGKRSTAERVMYKAFDIIHDRTKKGGLNVFEQAIKNIAPLLELKSRRVGGANYQVPVPVTGDRRQTLAIRWIISACRKRKGKAMSEKLADEFIDASEKTGAAMKKRDEVHRMAEANKAFAHFA; encoded by the coding sequence ATGGCACGAAGAAAACGTATTTATATAAAACAATGGAAAGAAGACCCACAGTATGAAAATATCCTTGTGGGAAGGTTTATTGGCTGTCTTTTAAATGATGGAAAACGATCGACAGCAGAAAGGGTTATGTATAAGGCTTTTGATATTATTCATGACCGAACAAAAAAGGGCGGTTTGAATGTTTTTGAACAAGCAATAAAAAATATTGCACCTTTGTTGGAATTAAAATCTCGTCGTGTTGGAGGCGCAAACTATCAAGTTCCTGTTCCAGTAACGGGAGATCGTCGCCAGACTTTAGCTATTCGTTGGATTATTTCTGCATGCAGAAAAAGAAAAGGAAAGGCTATGTCTGAAAAATTAGCAGATGAATTCATTGATGCTTCAGAAAAAACTGGAGCTGCTATGAAAAAGCGCGATGAAGTGCATCGAATGGCTGAAGCTAATAAAGCTTTCGCTCATTTTGCTTAG
- a CDS encoding tetratricopeptide repeat protein, which produces MNLAHYIFSKKFALICSDVLTAFFFFVAIGGLFSGSIGLTLQGSIFEQYTLFLLGILSALIFWLTRSFIVGKIEIPRTTADAPMLLVLLVFGISSFLSDDVWHSMWGVFGDPGRGTLSFFAYILLYYITLHLVRISKVSWIKNSLVLGVFSLIAFLVLWEIIPSFFQIVSLTKKEEMFHHFPSIIIILLGTLPLLWGAFQERLLQVTEKKIFLSIQFFLLSILSFLTMFFSIRYFSNMSFWWILFMISGWFLLTVAVIIGIKFKSAWFPSVIFLFCVLGYFSGKVIFPMTESTDGVMISFQNSFQIAYSSFLENPFFGVGPSLYSSAFSLYRHLDLNQTSLVLERPSQAEGMIFEVPVTSGISGFLAFSFLILYTIGSGFLAGYKRGGKYLFFWIGSVISLLFLTLTIIFFPVAFPVFALWFVVMAFTLSLRKSQSDMQSTVRIISTRPRPEYILSAAFAFLVVFSFFIYGYIFLAKGFFADFFAKKAVLNSSQEDAISFLKRSIELNPFESRYYILLANQYVKEVKSQKIESTDENYLKMIEKNMNLASEYAVRSKNMTPKDVVAWEMSGQIYEELSLYVDDFIDICGESYDEAIKLEPQNPRLHMKRGELFIRKAMTKEGSQEKEKYFANAKKEMEISLGKKEEFPQAWYLLALTQEGLGEIEGAIQSIVRALEFIPEEPTFMYVLGRLYYTRGQSNDTTLAIEMYKKVIEKKPEEVHSYLALANIYKKEASLEDALKYFDLALKYSKSEEVDLKNFIEKEKSQLTGTQMSTQDLVDEKEGDENLNSEEISTDVTEPTLPSAESLNPEDPVKAEDSVKVEESLTEEVLPDFSDEGRLE; this is translated from the coding sequence ATGAATCTTGCGCATTATATATTTTCGAAAAAATTTGCTCTTATTTGTTCTGATGTATTGACAGCATTTTTTTTCTTTGTTGCGATAGGGGGACTTTTTTCTGGGTCAATAGGATTGACTTTACAAGGAAGTATTTTTGAGCAGTATACGCTTTTCCTTTTGGGTATTTTAAGCGCTCTCATTTTCTGGCTTACTCGAAGTTTTATCGTGGGAAAGATTGAAATACCAAGAACAACTGCAGATGCCCCTATGCTGTTGGTTCTTCTTGTTTTCGGTATCTCTTCTTTTTTGAGTGATGATGTATGGCATAGTATGTGGGGAGTTTTTGGAGATCCTGGTAGAGGAACTCTTTCTTTTTTTGCTTATATTTTACTTTATTATATAACACTACATCTTGTTAGAATCTCTAAGGTTTCTTGGATAAAGAATTCTCTTGTACTTGGTGTTTTTTCTTTAATAGCATTTCTTGTTTTATGGGAAATAATTCCTTCTTTTTTTCAAATTGTATCATTAACAAAAAAAGAGGAAATGTTTCATCATTTTCCTTCTATAATAATTATTCTTTTGGGTACACTCCCTTTGCTTTGGGGGGCTTTTCAGGAACGATTATTGCAAGTTACAGAGAAAAAGATTTTTTTGAGTATACAATTTTTTCTTTTGAGTATTCTTTCTTTTCTAACTATGTTTTTTTCTATACGATATTTTTCAAACATGTCTTTCTGGTGGATCCTTTTTATGATAAGTGGTTGGTTTTTATTGACCGTTGCCGTTATAATTGGAATTAAATTTAAATCAGCATGGTTTCCTTCGGTAATCTTTCTTTTTTGTGTTTTAGGTTATTTCTCTGGAAAAGTTATTTTTCCAATGACAGAATCAACGGATGGAGTAATGATATCTTTTCAAAATTCTTTTCAAATAGCATATAGTTCCTTTTTAGAAAATCCTTTTTTTGGAGTAGGCCCATCTTTATATAGTTCCGCATTTTCTTTGTATAGACATCTTGATTTGAATCAGACCTCTCTTGTCCTTGAAAGACCTTCTCAGGCAGAAGGTATGATTTTTGAAGTCCCTGTCACTTCGGGAATTTCTGGTTTTTTAGCTTTTTCATTTCTCATTCTTTATACTATTGGTTCTGGGTTTCTTGCAGGATATAAAAGAGGTGGCAAATATTTATTTTTTTGGATTGGTTCAGTTATTTCTCTTTTATTTTTAACTTTAACAATTATTTTTTTTCCTGTTGCATTTCCTGTTTTTGCTTTATGGTTTGTTGTTATGGCATTTACACTTTCTCTTCGAAAAAGCCAATCGGATATGCAATCCACTGTTCGAATTATAAGCACGAGACCACGTCCTGAATATATTTTAAGCGCCGCATTTGCTTTTCTTGTTGTGTTCAGTTTCTTTATATATGGGTATATTTTTTTGGCGAAAGGTTTTTTTGCTGATTTTTTTGCAAAGAAGGCAGTGTTAAATTCTTCTCAAGAGGATGCGATTTCTTTTCTGAAACGTTCTATTGAATTGAATCCTTTTGAATCTCGTTATTATATTCTTTTGGCTAATCAATATGTAAAGGAGGTTAAATCTCAAAAAATAGAATCGACCGATGAAAATTATCTTAAAATGATCGAAAAGAATATGAACTTAGCATCTGAATACGCAGTTCGTTCAAAAAATATGACGCCGAAGGATGTTGTCGCATGGGAAATGTCGGGACAAATTTATGAAGAATTAAGTTTGTATGTAGATGATTTTATAGATATTTGTGGAGAATCTTATGATGAAGCTATCAAGCTTGAACCTCAAAATCCTCGTTTGCATATGAAACGAGGAGAGCTTTTTATTAGAAAGGCTATGACAAAAGAGGGCTCGCAGGAAAAAGAAAAATATTTTGCAAATGCAAAAAAAGAGATGGAGATATCTCTTGGAAAAAAAGAAGAATTTCCTCAAGCGTGGTATCTTCTTGCTCTTACGCAAGAGGGGTTAGGAGAAATAGAGGGTGCTATTCAGAGTATTGTACGAGCTTTAGAATTTATTCCTGAAGAGCCGACTTTCATGTATGTTTTGGGAAGATTATATTATACGCGGGGACAATCTAACGATACAACACTTGCTATTGAAATGTATAAAAAAGTAATAGAAAAAAAACCAGAGGAGGTCCATTCTTATCTTGCTCTGGCAAATATCTATAAAAAAGAAGCTTCTCTAGAAGATGCTTTGAAATATTTTGATCTTGCTTTGAAATATAGTAAATCCGAAGAAGTGGATCTGAAAAATTTTATTGAAAAAGAAAAAAGTCAATTAACAGGGACGCAAATGAGTACCCAAGATTTAGTAGATGAAAAAGAGGGGGATGAAAATTTGAATTCGGAAGAAATTTCCACAGACGTAACGGAACCCACCTTACCTTCTGCGGAAAGTCTTAATCCAGAAGACCCTGTAAAAGCAGAAGATTCGGTAAAAGTGGAAGAATCTTTAACTGAAGAGGTGCTTCCTGATTTTTCTGACGAAGGAAGGCTCGAATAA
- a CDS encoding response regulator codes for MSQETRRSILIVDDDDFTRELYANVFRNADYEVYEARDGVEGIQIAIEKIPDVIFTGIVMPRMDGFSFMETLNKNTATVSIPVVISSHLGREEDRKRAEQLGAKDFVVRDTTTPREVVTLITNLFSEGGEYVIQFDPYALDAQRMAQQLRINSHYECMGVDCGERMVMKVRITDVNDSRWYQVKLVCPKCGWQMP; via the coding sequence ATGTCTCAAGAAACTAGACGATCTATTCTTATCGTTGATGACGATGATTTTACTCGAGAACTTTATGCAAATGTTTTTCGTAATGCTGATTATGAAGTTTATGAGGCGAGAGATGGTGTTGAAGGAATACAGATTGCTATAGAAAAAATTCCTGACGTTATTTTTACTGGTATTGTCATGCCCCGAATGGATGGTTTTTCTTTCATGGAAACATTGAATAAAAATACAGCAACGGTTTCTATCCCTGTTGTTATTTCTTCTCATCTTGGACGTGAAGAAGATAGAAAGCGTGCAGAGCAACTCGGGGCAAAAGATTTTGTTGTTCGGGATACAACAACACCTCGAGAAGTGGTAACATTGATAACAAATCTTTTTTCTGAGGGTGGTGAATATGTTATTCAATTTGATCCATATGCACTTGATGCACAAAGAATGGCTCAACAACTCCGTATCAATAGTCATTATGAATGTATGGGTGTGGATTGTGGTGAGCGTATGGTAATGAAAGTTCGTATTACTGATGTGAATGATAGTAGATGGTATCAGGTAAAACTTGTATGTCCCAAATGTGGTTGGCAAATGCCTTAA
- a CDS encoding triose-phosphate isomerase: MISIIGNLKMNPGSLSEFEVYIQNFLNFSKNKDKNIHIGIAPPFPFLEKANKIIENDILLGAQDISLEVAGSFTGDVSVSMLKSLGVSFVIIGHSERRKNHKETDLEISRKCLRAVEYGITAVICVGETFDQKEQGFTEKVLKEQTKNALKYIKKEDAHRIVIAYEPIWAVGTDNLPNAKELSFAIESIQETVKECFEEFSSDTHILYGGSVHSENVSELFENTNLEGLLVGRSSLNVEEFFLIIEKISENKIIKEIKESE, encoded by the coding sequence ATGATTAGTATAATAGGAAATTTAAAAATGAATCCGGGGAGCTTATCTGAATTTGAAGTGTATATTCAGAATTTTTTGAACTTTTCAAAAAATAAAGATAAAAATATTCATATCGGCATAGCTCCACCGTTTCCCTTTTTAGAAAAAGCGAATAAAATTATTGAGAATGATATTTTGTTGGGAGCACAAGATATTTCTTTGGAAGTAGCAGGATCTTTTACGGGAGACGTTTCCGTTTCTATGCTGAAGTCTCTAGGAGTTTCTTTTGTTATCATAGGACATAGCGAGAGGCGAAAAAATCATAAGGAAACTGATTTGGAAATTTCGAGAAAATGTCTTCGAGCAGTAGAATATGGTATTACTGCTGTTATTTGTGTTGGAGAGACTTTTGATCAAAAAGAACAGGGATTTACAGAAAAAGTTCTTAAAGAACAGACAAAAAATGCCTTAAAATACATAAAAAAAGAGGATGCTCATAGAATAGTTATTGCTTATGAACCTATTTGGGCAGTAGGAACTGACAATCTTCCAAATGCAAAAGAGCTCTCTTTTGCGATAGAAAGCATTCAAGAAACAGTTAAAGAATGTTTTGAAGAATTTTCTTCGGATACACATATTCTCTACGGAGGGTCTGTCCATTCGGAAAATGTTAGTGAATTATTTGAAAATACTAATCTCGAGGGACTTCTCGTAGGGAGATCCTCTCTTAATGTAGAGGAATTCTTTCTCATTATTGAAAAAATTTCAGAAAATAAAATTATAAAGGAAATTAAAGAAAGCGAATGA
- a CDS encoding magnesium transporter CorA family protein produces MFQEIHTKNVNWIHFNKPNEKDIEYLQENFNINPLAVEDFLLPTIRAKSILYENCFFLTILLPLYDTKIKTTYSGELNFIITKDHLVTGVGQGGEIQQLDDFFSLLERNIGKRRLYMSESPAHLLCALLETLLESCFPRLDNITKKIDTIEHHVFQGNEKAMVKEISYVKRDILNFRRTLMPQRSVLESLASQKTHLIPEILSSRLRELSDTSLRLWNALENDKETVESLEKTNESLLSFKLNEKMRIITLFSTILLPMTFYANILGMNVSKIPFDTKPSAFFLHLIIMALISIFTYLFFRWRKWV; encoded by the coding sequence ATGTTTCAAGAAATTCACACAAAAAATGTCAATTGGATTCATTTCAACAAACCAAATGAGAAAGATATTGAATATTTACAAGAAAATTTCAATATAAACCCTCTTGCTGTAGAAGACTTCCTTCTTCCTACCATACGAGCAAAATCAATTCTTTATGAAAATTGTTTTTTCCTCACTATCCTTCTCCCTCTCTATGATACAAAAATAAAAACTACTTATTCTGGGGAGCTTAATTTTATTATCACAAAAGATCATCTTGTTACTGGCGTAGGACAAGGAGGGGAAATCCAACAACTCGATGATTTTTTTTCTCTTCTTGAAAGAAATATTGGAAAACGAAGACTTTATATGAGTGAATCTCCCGCACATCTTCTTTGTGCACTCTTAGAAACGCTTCTTGAATCTTGTTTTCCAAGACTCGATAACATTACAAAGAAAATAGACACTATAGAACACCATGTTTTTCAAGGAAATGAAAAGGCTATGGTGAAAGAAATCTCTTATGTGAAAAGAGATATTCTCAATTTTCGACGAACACTTATGCCCCAAAGATCTGTTCTGGAATCACTAGCTTCTCAAAAAACTCATCTTATTCCTGAAATTCTTTCTTCCAGACTTCGTGAACTTTCTGACACAAGTTTACGTCTTTGGAATGCCTTAGAAAATGATAAAGAAACTGTTGAATCTCTCGAAAAAACAAATGAATCTCTTCTTTCCTTCAAACTCAATGAAAAAATGCGCATTATAACACTTTTTTCAACCATACTCCTCCCTATGACATTTTATGCCAACATACTTGGAATGAATGTTTCTAAAATACCGTTTGATACCAAACCTTCAGCTTTTTTTCTTCATCTTATTATTATGGCATTAATCTCTATTTTCACGTATCTTTTCTTCAGATGGAGAAAATGGGTTTAA
- the rpsL gene encoding 30S ribosomal protein S12, translating into MSTMNQLVRKPRKNVARKSKTPAMAFVFNSLENRPKPSQGPFKRGMCVKVSTTTPKKPNSALRKIARVRLTNGMEVTAYIPGIGHQLQEHSIVMIRGGRVKDLPGVRYHIVRGVLDSTGVANRKRGRSKYGAKKPKENS; encoded by the coding sequence ATGTCAACCATGAACCAACTTGTTCGAAAACCGAGAAAAAATGTAGCAAGAAAATCTAAAACTCCTGCTATGGCTTTTGTGTTTAATTCTTTAGAGAATAGACCAAAACCTTCTCAAGGACCTTTTAAACGAGGCATGTGCGTGAAAGTAAGTACAACGACACCTAAAAAGCCAAACTCAGCTCTTCGAAAGATTGCGCGTGTGAGACTTACTAATGGTATGGAAGTAACAGCGTATATTCCTGGTATAGGACATCAATTACAAGAACACTCCATTGTTATGATTCGTGGAGGAAGAGTAAAAGATCTTCCTGGAGTACGATATCATATCGTTCGAGGAGTTCTTGATTCAACGGGTGTTGCAAACAGGAAGCGCGGTCGAAGTAAATATGGGGCTAAAAAACCTAAGGAAAATAGTTGA
- the yidD gene encoding membrane protein insertion efficiency factor YidD — protein MIKRLLLLSIVLYQKTLSLDHGVLGKILKIKICRFYPSCSQYAYGSIDRFGVLRGVRMSLRRLFRCHPFHPGGYDPIPNLGSNRVQLRKKEEKKRDEDST, from the coding sequence ATGATTAAGCGTTTATTACTTCTTTCAATTGTGTTGTATCAAAAGACTCTGTCTTTAGATCATGGAGTGTTGGGAAAAATTTTAAAAATAAAAATTTGTAGATTTTATCCAAGTTGCTCTCAATATGCTTATGGATCGATAGATCGTTTCGGTGTATTGCGAGGAGTTCGGATGAGTCTCCGTCGTTTATTTCGATGCCACCCATTTCATCCGGGCGGATATGACCCGATACCTAATTTAGGATCTAATCGGGTTCAACTTAGAAAAAAAGAGGAGAAAAAAAGAGATGAAGATAGTACATGA